In Geminocystis sp. NIES-3708, a single window of DNA contains:
- the dprA gene encoding DNA-processing protein DprA, whose protein sequence is MIEDQEKIYWLAWSKIKGLGAVSLKKIYDYFGSLELAWKVSPQELIKIEGIGKKLCNSIQEEKIKIEPENLYLKHLEKNPNFWTPNEKEYPQLLLEIPSPPAILYYQGKVNLAENQGINPLIGIVGTRKPTEHGKKWTYNIAKALAENGFTVVSGLAEGIDTQAHRGCLDGGGRTIAILGNGLDRAYPSSNRQLMAEIAEKGLIMTEYEYGSTPERSNFPARNRIVAGLCRAVLVMEAPEKSGALITARYANEFNRDVYTLPNTPDNVQARGCLRLIHNGAEVIITPEELLASLGVIPSLVEGQQLSLFSASSPSIPQKTKEEPILSSTFRIIYDQIDVNPTSFDVIVEKSFLNSGEVSGILLQLELEGLITQLPGMMYQRINN, encoded by the coding sequence ATGATAGAAGATCAAGAAAAAATTTACTGGTTAGCATGGTCAAAAATAAAAGGACTAGGTGCAGTATCTCTAAAAAAAATATATGATTATTTTGGTAGCTTGGAACTAGCTTGGAAAGTTTCACCCCAAGAATTGATAAAAATAGAAGGAATAGGTAAAAAATTATGTAACTCAATTCAAGAAGAAAAAATAAAAATTGAGCCTGAAAATTTATACTTAAAACATCTCGAAAAAAATCCTAACTTTTGGACTCCTAACGAAAAAGAATACCCTCAATTATTATTAGAAATTCCTAGCCCTCCAGCCATATTATATTATCAAGGAAAAGTAAATTTAGCTGAAAATCAAGGTATAAATCCATTAATCGGTATTGTTGGCACACGAAAACCCACAGAACATGGAAAAAAATGGACGTATAATATAGCGAAGGCTTTAGCTGAAAATGGTTTTACGGTGGTATCAGGTTTAGCTGAAGGTATTGACACTCAAGCGCATCGTGGTTGTTTAGATGGTGGTGGAAGAACTATTGCTATACTAGGTAATGGACTTGATAGGGCTTATCCTTCAAGCAATCGTCAGTTAATGGCAGAAATTGCCGAAAAAGGGCTAATTATGACAGAATATGAGTATGGAAGCACACCAGAAAGGAGTAATTTCCCAGCCCGTAATCGCATTGTTGCTGGTTTATGTCGAGCAGTTTTAGTGATGGAAGCACCAGAAAAATCAGGGGCGTTAATAACTGCCCGTTATGCCAATGAGTTTAATCGAGATGTTTATACTTTACCGAATACTCCTGATAATGTTCAAGCGAGGGGATGTTTACGGTTAATTCATAATGGGGCGGAGGTGATTATTACCCCAGAAGAGTTATTAGCTAGTTTAGGAGTGATTCCTAGTTTAGTTGAAGGGCAACAATTATCATTATTTTCAGCGTCTTCTCCTTCAATACCGCAAAAAACAAAAGAAGAACCCATCTTATCCTCTACTTTTAGAATAATTTATGACCAGATCGATGTCAACCCCACTTCTTTTGATGTGATTGTGGAAAAAAGTTTTCTCAATAGTGGAGAAGTTTCAGGAATTTTATTACAACTAGAGTTAGAGGGTTTAATCACTCAATTACCCGGCATGATGTATCAAAGAATTAATAATTAA
- a CDS encoding type II toxin-antitoxin system HicB family antitoxin, with protein MNNNGKKVYDYTVIVEKEEGSYHAFCPLLKGCHSQGDTFEEAIANITEVIELYIESLIADNCHTASKYTSVLHKKNGEDKTGERVYKWTGRKILNIVQL; from the coding sequence ATGAATAATAACGGTAAAAAAGTTTATGATTATACAGTTATTGTTGAAAAAGAAGAAGGCAGTTATCATGCTTTTTGTCCTCTTCTTAAAGGTTGCCACTCTCAAGGAGATACTTTTGAAGAGGCTATTGCAAATATCACAGAAGTGATTGAGTTATATATTGAAAGCCTAATTGCTGACAATTGCCACACAGCATCCAAATATACCTCAGTTCTACACAAGAAAAATGGTGAAGACAAGACAGGTGAAAGAGTCTACAAGTGGACAGGAAGAAAAATTCTCAATATAGTACAGTTATAG
- the pbpC gene encoding penicillin-binding protein 1C translates to MSKLPQGLIIITQQIYLLLWQRRSGKMRGLLILIFLSLTVRLIPYLAPITEKDIQQNEQAIEFSDRNGLPLGTILTRDQNHTSVITLDQVSPIFIKAILATEDAEFYHHGALDFKAIIRSIYQAIESKKVISGASTITMQLARMLEPSSRTLPAKFKEIWLSWRLTAGMDKNAILQAYINRLPMGSNIYGLEAASRIYFGISAKDLNLAQASILAAIPNNPTYLNPYIGWEYLKRRQKYVLKRMTKEGYITTNQAREAYQEKIPLQSRQQGIIAAPHFLFWVTSQLPVNHPSQIQTTIDLPLQKFVETQAKEVIRSLKSHNVHQAAALVIDNHTGEILAYVGSTDYFGVDELGNNDGVQALRQPGSTLKPFLYQLALEKRLIHGNTVLADVPTHYAIPGAKLYSPSDYSETFSGPVRIRVALANSLNVPAVRVLEKVGVENFLTRLQKLGFEHLNQSPEYYGLGLTLGSGEVSLWELARAYRIMAQKGTQNLDLQTITNQPQPTNFKLSKDTSSWSLVTDMLSDRHARAKAFGVNSILNLPFPSAVKTGTSSNFRDTWTIGFTSDYTVATWVGNFDGQPMRQVSGVMGAAPLWNRILLHLHEQKTPQPFDLPVGMIKRPICALSGLKPTPYCPSIVQEYFYPQDLSDYENKPDIFYQSTSDNNNSSSDLNLPSEYNEWLAKQPLSDLMPTNLRILSPRNGDVFLLDSDKNHQQKLEFQLGGKINEPVELWLNNQKIATNVSNSFFWELQEGSWILEIRKDKIVDQVKFQVQLTKSRSNPKGFSIPKTSEKK, encoded by the coding sequence ATGAGCAAACTTCCTCAAGGGCTAATTATAATTACTCAACAAATTTACCTACTCCTCTGGCAAAGACGTAGTGGTAAAATGAGAGGATTGTTAATACTAATATTTTTGTCATTAACAGTGAGATTAATTCCTTATCTTGCTCCTATTACAGAAAAGGATATTCAACAAAATGAACAAGCTATAGAATTTAGCGATCGCAATGGTTTACCTTTAGGAACTATTTTAACCCGTGATCAAAATCATACTTCAGTCATTACCCTTGATCAAGTTTCGCCAATATTTATTAAAGCAATTTTAGCGACAGAAGATGCAGAGTTTTATCATCATGGTGCATTAGATTTTAAAGCAATTATTCGCTCAATTTACCAAGCCATAGAATCAAAAAAAGTCATTAGTGGTGCTTCCACCATTACTATGCAATTAGCGAGAATGCTCGAACCTTCTTCCCGTACTTTACCAGCAAAATTTAAAGAAATCTGGCTTTCTTGGCGATTAACCGCAGGAATGGATAAAAATGCTATTTTACAAGCCTATATTAACCGTTTGCCCATGGGAAGTAATATATATGGTTTAGAAGCCGCTTCTCGTATTTATTTTGGTATTTCCGCCAAAGATTTAAACCTTGCTCAAGCAAGTATTTTAGCTGCGATTCCCAATAATCCGACTTATCTTAATCCCTATATCGGTTGGGAATATTTAAAACGCCGACAAAAATATGTACTTAAACGGATGACAAAAGAAGGTTATATCACCACAAATCAAGCAAGAGAAGCCTATCAAGAAAAAATACCTCTACAATCTCGACAACAAGGCATTATTGCCGCACCTCATTTTCTTTTTTGGGTAACGAGTCAACTTCCCGTAAATCATCCTAGCCAAATTCAAACAACTATTGATCTTCCTTTACAAAAATTTGTAGAAACCCAAGCAAAAGAAGTAATTCGCAGTCTTAAATCTCATAATGTTCATCAAGCCGCTGCTTTAGTAATTGATAATCATACAGGAGAAATATTAGCCTATGTTGGCTCTACAGATTATTTTGGGGTAGATGAATTAGGCAATAATGACGGTGTACAAGCCTTACGACAGCCAGGCTCAACTTTGAAACCTTTTTTATATCAATTAGCCTTAGAAAAGCGTTTAATTCATGGTAACACTGTTTTAGCAGATGTTCCTACTCATTATGCAATTCCGGGGGCAAAATTGTATAGTCCTAGTGATTATAGTGAAACTTTTTCTGGACCAGTAAGGATAAGAGTTGCTTTAGCGAATTCCTTAAATGTACCAGCAGTGCGTGTTTTAGAGAAAGTAGGCGTTGAAAATTTTTTAACTCGATTACAAAAACTAGGTTTTGAACATCTTAATCAATCTCCAGAATACTATGGACTAGGTTTAACTCTTGGTAGTGGTGAAGTTTCCCTTTGGGAATTAGCCCGTGCTTATCGTATCATGGCACAAAAAGGAACTCAAAATTTAGATTTACAAACAATAACTAATCAACCACAACCTACCAACTTTAAATTGTCAAAAGATACTTCTAGTTGGAGTTTAGTTACAGATATGTTAAGCGATCGCCATGCCCGTGCTAAAGCTTTTGGAGTTAATTCAATTCTCAATTTACCGTTTCCTTCAGCAGTCAAAACGGGTACTTCATCTAATTTTCGAGATACTTGGACAATTGGTTTTACATCTGATTATACTGTTGCTACGTGGGTGGGAAATTTTGACGGGCAACCAATGCGTCAAGTTTCTGGAGTTATGGGTGCCGCACCTCTTTGGAATCGCATTTTATTACACTTACATGAACAAAAAACACCTCAGCCATTTGATTTACCTGTAGGAATGATAAAACGCCCTATTTGTGCTCTTTCAGGTTTAAAGCCAACTCCCTATTGTCCTTCTATTGTGCAAGAATATTTTTATCCACAGGATTTGAGTGATTACGAAAATAAGCCTGATATATTTTATCAGTCCACCTCAGACAATAATAATTCTTCCTCTGATCTCAATTTACCATCAGAATATAATGAATGGTTAGCAAAACAACCTCTTTCTGATTTGATGCCCACTAATTTAAGAATTTTATCTCCTCGGAATGGTGATGTTTTTTTATTAGATAGTGATAAAAATCACCAACAAAAATTAGAATTTCAATTAGGAGGAAAAATCAATGAGCCAGTAGAATTATGGTTAAATAACCAGAAAATAGCTACTAATGTCTCTAATTCTTTTTTCTGGGAATTACAAGAAGGTTCATGGATATTAGAAATCAGAAAAGATAAAATAGTTGATCAAGTTAAATTTCAGGTACAATTAACAAAATCTCGGTCTAATCCTAAAGGATTTTCAATACCTAAAACATCAGAAAAAAAATAA
- a CDS encoding alpha-2-macroglobulin — translation MSAKGKTRKIIKYGKYLILSIIACIFIVGCNLLSIQEGKEPLPSVSSIPLPTLPNWIEQITPIDEAKPLSQILIRFKNPLTPLEKLDTPEQENLLTKFEILPPLPGQFRILTPKMVGFQADQALPKATRIKVTLKAGLSDLKNNTLEEDLAWTFNTETIKLTNLPGKTMDSDEEVQPIDIKPNLEFTSNVELDLHSLTNKISLNSSESQEKINVTVALKPKDKNTEYTEDSSEKFDPSSPLWIYTLKPQKTLNKATNYQLEFAPGLLPLNGNLPSQFPFSSKLFTYAPLAFDKIENYGKPDQYGVYGRFVNGSPQLKFNNGLIAKSVIENITINPTPKKAIKLLQTYDEDNIVSFNPWALEANTNYTITINSKLQDKFDQTLDKPLTLKYQTGDIAPEIWAPSELNIFPSETDLQLNISTVNLPNSQYQATYKVIQPEDLVYSESAYPTGQNNDLLPNSKTWSTFTAKGKKNEVYDNVIPLKEKLNNSKGILAYGVKAKTNSYNEKDKILWREPEYYGLVQLTNLGVFSQWFPESGLIKVYHLSDGLPVNNATVEIYLSKLENTEEKYPPQPCAISQTDETGTIIFDGEKWSNCLINNEPPKLLVIAKKNDDWAFARTNEYSGAYEYGINAGWDDKKPISRGIIFSDRQLYQPQETAYFTGTAYYLKNGILQQDKNILYQVTLTNPDGKKVDLGTQTTNEFGTFSLELPLAKNQPLGNYSLVAKGETGVEIYGDFRVAEFKPPNFKVDLKLDQEFAFINEKITVNTESNYFFGSPVQGGKINYYVTRQKANFTPKNWDKFNFGRQWFFPEEEPEVPNDVLQDNQILDKTGKNTQQIAVSQDLPYPMTYLVEAQVSDISNLSVSNSKTFTALPSDKLIGLQSDFVANAGQSFPVKLIVTDATGKVITGEKVKVELQSMNYSSVMKLEEGSRIANQQIEYKTVAQQDIMSSNEPQIISFTPSDSGSYRIQANFINSNTDITATDSQIWVTGENQVNWADSYDSNQLKIELDKDTYQVGETATALIQSPYPEGELYFAVIRHDIIYHTTQKVTGGAPKVQFTVTPEMLPNAAVEAVLVRQGTPLTQMEAGNVKNLVRIGFTPFNLNLDEQYLQVKVTPQETITKPTTEQTINLELKDYQGNPIEGQFTLMAVNEAILQLTGYSPPDLVKTVYADQDISTRLADNRPQVVLNSPASPLQKGWGYGGGDSAGIANTQIRKDFRALAYYNGSILTDSNGKASINFTLPDDLTTWRLMAIATDGNLHFGNAETTFITQKPLSTNPILPQFVRLGDQFLGGLSVTNLAEKSGYLSINSESSNNFKFTKESQLKTQAESGTKIYTFPITVSKIGEGKIQFLTNLNNQEKDAFETPLEVKNLDITEQLITSGKIENEITIPLNINNQVIADAGGLEISLANTLIPNINLTAKQIFDNEEYPFLESSANRLMIAANLQILKEKGKLNLTDFQPIKKANEAIENLEKLQKEDGGFTSFPQGEKSDPFLTPYVANSLVQAKLAGFKIDKNLLTSVTNYLEKILANPDQDNLCNNLICKNQIRLNSLIALDNLGQKRTDFLQSIYEQKDELDFVNQIKLARYLSQFPEWTNQAENLINNIQESIYQTGRNSTVNLPSYWSWLDSNTIAQAEALRLFITKENSSENIDRLLEGLLAMRRNGVWNNNYENAQALTALVEYSQLESIYSNFQATVKLNNQLLENVKFQGYKPSNYDINISNKNLPNGKNNLKLSKSGEGILHYLTAYKYRLLGNQPGCLNGLRVTRYIHPVNQQNIIEKLGLYAPDKLVTLPVGNIFDLELEIITDHPVNHLIINDYLPAGLEAIDSNFQTSSNYFQAQEDSWQINYQQIYKDKIVAYGDQLEAGVYHLHYLVRSVTKGTFEWPGAEVHLQYAPEEFGRTASAKMEIK, via the coding sequence ATGTCAGCAAAGGGTAAAACTCGTAAAATTATTAAATACGGAAAATACTTGATCTTGAGTATTATTGCCTGTATTTTTATAGTAGGATGTAACCTATTGAGTATTCAAGAAGGAAAAGAGCCTTTACCATCAGTTTCTTCTATACCTTTACCAACTTTACCTAATTGGATTGAGCAAATTACCCCCATCGATGAAGCTAAACCCTTATCTCAAATTTTGATTCGTTTCAAAAATCCCTTAACTCCTCTTGAAAAACTTGATACACCTGAACAAGAAAATCTGTTAACTAAGTTTGAAATATTACCTCCTTTACCTGGTCAGTTTCGTATTTTAACACCAAAAATGGTAGGTTTTCAGGCTGATCAAGCATTACCAAAAGCCACGAGAATTAAAGTTACGTTAAAAGCAGGTTTATCAGATTTAAAAAATAACACTTTAGAAGAAGATTTAGCGTGGACATTTAATACTGAAACAATAAAATTAACCAATTTACCCGGTAAAACTATGGATTCAGATGAAGAAGTTCAACCTATTGATATTAAGCCTAATTTAGAATTTACTTCTAACGTTGAACTAGATCTTCATTCTCTCACAAATAAAATTAGTTTGAATTCTTCAGAAAGTCAAGAAAAAATTAACGTTACAGTTGCATTAAAACCTAAAGATAAAAATACAGAATATACTGAAGATTCTTCAGAAAAATTTGATCCTTCTTCTCCTCTATGGATTTATACACTTAAACCTCAAAAAACTCTAAATAAAGCAACTAATTATCAATTAGAATTCGCCCCAGGTTTACTTCCTCTCAATGGTAATTTACCCAGTCAATTTCCTTTTTCTAGTAAGCTATTTACCTATGCACCTTTAGCCTTTGATAAAATTGAAAATTATGGAAAACCTGATCAATATGGAGTTTATGGACGTTTTGTTAATGGTAGTCCTCAATTAAAATTTAATAATGGTTTAATCGCTAAGTCAGTAATCGAAAATATAACTATTAATCCTACTCCAAAAAAAGCTATAAAATTACTTCAAACTTATGATGAAGATAATATTGTAAGTTTTAATCCTTGGGCATTAGAAGCAAATACTAACTATACAATTACTATTAATTCTAAACTTCAAGATAAATTTGATCAAACTTTAGATAAACCCCTTACTTTAAAATATCAAACAGGAGATATTGCCCCAGAAATATGGGCACCTAGTGAGTTAAATATTTTCCCTTCAGAAACTGATTTACAATTAAATATTTCTACAGTAAATTTACCAAATTCTCAGTATCAAGCCACTTATAAAGTTATTCAACCAGAAGATTTAGTTTATAGTGAATCTGCTTATCCTACAGGACAAAATAATGATTTATTACCAAACTCAAAAACTTGGTCAACTTTTACTGCCAAGGGCAAAAAAAATGAAGTTTATGATAATGTTATTCCTCTCAAAGAAAAACTAAATAATAGTAAGGGAATATTAGCTTATGGAGTTAAAGCAAAGACGAATAGTTATAATGAAAAAGATAAAATTTTATGGCGTGAACCAGAATATTACGGATTAGTACAATTAACTAATTTAGGTGTATTTTCTCAGTGGTTTCCTGAATCTGGTTTAATTAAAGTTTATCATTTATCTGACGGTTTACCAGTAAATAATGCTACGGTAGAAATTTATCTGTCAAAATTAGAAAATACTGAAGAAAAATATCCTCCTCAACCTTGTGCAATAAGTCAAACCGATGAAACAGGAACTATAATTTTTGATGGTGAAAAATGGAGTAATTGTCTTATCAATAATGAACCTCCGAAATTATTAGTAATTGCCAAAAAAAATGATGATTGGGCATTTGCAAGAACTAATGAATATAGTGGTGCTTATGAATATGGAATTAACGCAGGTTGGGATGATAAAAAACCTATTTCCAGAGGAATTATTTTTTCTGATCGACAATTATATCAACCTCAAGAAACTGCTTATTTTACTGGTACTGCTTATTACTTAAAAAATGGAATTTTACAGCAAGATAAAAATATTCTTTATCAAGTTACTTTAACAAATCCTGATGGAAAAAAGGTTGATTTAGGTACACAAACGACTAATGAATTTGGAACATTTTCCTTAGAATTACCTTTAGCTAAAAATCAACCATTAGGTAACTATTCTTTAGTAGCAAAAGGGGAAACAGGAGTTGAAATTTATGGAGATTTTCGGGTGGCTGAATTTAAACCACCCAATTTTAAAGTTGATCTTAAATTGGATCAAGAATTTGCTTTTATTAATGAAAAAATAACCGTTAATACAGAAAGTAATTATTTCTTTGGTTCACCCGTTCAAGGAGGTAAAATAAATTATTATGTTACCCGTCAAAAAGCTAATTTTACACCAAAAAATTGGGATAAGTTTAATTTTGGTCGTCAATGGTTTTTTCCTGAAGAAGAGCCTGAAGTCCCCAATGATGTATTACAAGATAATCAAATTTTAGATAAGACTGGTAAAAATACTCAACAAATTGCTGTATCTCAAGATTTACCTTATCCCATGACTTACCTAGTGGAAGCACAAGTTAGCGATATTTCTAATTTATCGGTGTCGAATAGTAAAACTTTTACAGCTTTACCTAGTGATAAATTAATTGGATTACAAAGCGACTTTGTCGCGAATGCAGGGCAATCTTTTCCTGTTAAATTAATTGTGACGGATGCCACAGGAAAAGTGATTACTGGGGAGAAAGTCAAAGTAGAATTGCAATCAATGAATTATAGCAGTGTCATGAAATTGGAAGAAGGAAGTCGCATTGCTAACCAACAAATTGAGTATAAAACAGTAGCACAGCAAGACATAATGTCTAGTAACGAGCCTCAAATAATTTCTTTTACCCCTTCTGATTCTGGCTCATACCGTATTCAAGCAAATTTTATCAATAGTAATACTGATATTACAGCTACCGATTCACAAATTTGGGTAACAGGGGAAAATCAAGTTAATTGGGCTGATAGTTACGATAGTAATCAACTAAAAATTGAACTTGATAAAGACACCTATCAAGTGGGAGAAACTGCCACTGCATTGATACAATCTCCTTATCCCGAAGGAGAATTATATTTTGCCGTAATTCGTCATGATATTATTTATCATACTACTCAAAAAGTAACAGGGGGTGCACCTAAAGTTCAATTTACCGTTACTCCTGAAATGTTGCCTAATGCTGCGGTAGAAGCTGTTTTAGTGCGTCAAGGTACACCTTTAACACAAATGGAAGCAGGTAACGTCAAAAATTTAGTACGCATTGGTTTTACACCTTTTAATCTCAACTTGGATGAACAATATTTACAAGTAAAAGTCACTCCCCAAGAAACCATAACAAAACCAACTACAGAGCAAACTATTAATTTAGAGCTAAAAGATTATCAAGGTAATCCCATTGAAGGACAATTTACTCTGATGGCTGTTAATGAAGCTATACTACAATTGACGGGTTATAGTCCTCCAGATTTAGTCAAGACTGTTTATGCAGATCAAGATATATCAACTCGTTTAGCTGATAATCGTCCTCAAGTGGTTTTGAATTCTCCAGCTTCTCCACTACAAAAGGGTTGGGGATACGGAGGTGGAGACTCAGCAGGAATTGCTAATACCCAAATTCGTAAAGATTTTCGTGCTTTAGCCTATTATAATGGCTCTATTTTAACCGATAGCAACGGAAAAGCTAGTATTAATTTTACCTTGCCTGATGATTTAACTACTTGGAGATTAATGGCGATCGCCACTGATGGGAACTTACATTTCGGAAACGCTGAAACAACTTTTATTACGCAAAAACCCCTTAGCACTAATCCGATTTTACCTCAATTTGTACGCTTAGGAGATCAATTTTTAGGAGGTTTATCCGTTACTAATTTAGCAGAAAAATCAGGATATTTAAGTATTAATAGTGAGAGTTCAAACAATTTTAAATTTACTAAAGAATCTCAGCTAAAAACTCAAGCAGAATCAGGAACAAAAATTTATACTTTTCCTATAACTGTAAGTAAAATAGGCGAAGGTAAAATACAATTTTTAACAAACTTAAATAATCAGGAAAAAGACGCTTTTGAAACACCCTTAGAAGTCAAAAATTTAGACATAACAGAACAACTAATAACATCAGGTAAAATAGAAAATGAAATTACAATACCTTTAAATATTAATAATCAAGTAATAGCTGATGCAGGAGGTTTAGAAATTTCCTTAGCTAACACCTTAATTCCTAATATAAATCTTACTGCTAAACAAATTTTTGATAACGAAGAATATCCCTTTTTAGAAAGCTCTGCCAATCGTTTAATGATTGCCGCAAATTTACAAATTCTCAAAGAGAAAGGTAAATTAAATTTAACGGATTTTCAACCGATAAAAAAAGCTAATGAAGCTATAGAAAATTTAGAAAAATTGCAAAAAGAAGACGGTGGATTTACCTCATTTCCACAAGGAGAAAAGTCAGATCCTTTTTTAACACCTTATGTTGCTAATAGTTTAGTACAAGCAAAATTAGCAGGATTTAAGATTGATAAAAATTTACTCACTTCTGTGACTAATTACTTAGAAAAAATCTTAGCAAATCCAGATCAAGATAACTTATGCAATAACTTGATTTGTAAAAATCAAATCCGTTTAAATAGTTTAATTGCGTTAGATAATTTAGGACAAAAACGTACTGATTTTTTACAATCTATATATGAACAAAAAGACGAATTAGATTTCGTAAATCAGATTAAATTAGCTCGTTATCTTAGTCAATTTCCAGAATGGACAAATCAAGCAGAAAATCTTATTAATAATATTCAAGAAAGCATCTATCAAACAGGAAGAAATAGTACTGTTAATTTACCTTCTTATTGGAGTTGGCTTGACTCAAATACTATTGCTCAAGCAGAAGCATTACGTTTATTTATTACTAAGGAAAATTCATCAGAAAATATTGATCGTTTATTAGAAGGATTATTAGCAATGCGACGAAATGGAGTTTGGAATAATAATTATGAAAATGCTCAGGCATTAACTGCTTTAGTTGAATATAGTCAATTAGAAAGTATTTATTCTAATTTTCAGGCAACAGTAAAACTTAATAATCAATTGTTAGAAAATGTCAAATTTCAAGGTTATAAACCATCTAATTATGACATCAATATTTCTAACAAAAATTTACCAAATGGAAAAAATAATTTAAAATTAAGTAAATCTGGTGAAGGTATTTTACATTATTTAACAGCTTATAAATATCGATTACTTGGCAATCAACCGGGGTGTTTAAATGGACTGCGAGTTACTCGTTATATTCATCCTGTTAATCAACAAAATATCATTGAAAAATTAGGACTTTATGCCCCTGATAAATTAGTAACTTTACCTGTAGGAAATATTTTTGATTTAGAATTAGAAATTATCACAGATCATCCCGTCAATCATCTTATTATTAATGATTATCTTCCCGCAGGATTAGAAGCTATTGATAGCAATTTTCAAACATCAAGTAACTATTTTCAAGCTCAAGAAGACAGTTGGCAAATTAATTATCAACAAATCTATAAAGATAAAATAGTTGCTTATGGTGATCAACTAGAAGCAGGAGTGTATCATTTACATTATTTAGTACGCTCAGTTACTAAAGGAACTTTTGAATGGCCCGGTGCTGAAGTTCATTTACAATACGCTCCTGAAGAATTTGGACGTACTGCCTCAGCAAAAATGGAGATAAAATAA
- a CDS encoding AEC family transporter, translating to MNIILSSVLPVALIIAMGYVGNKTLKLDQSTLSQISVYILAPALVADSFYRTTISNDAALRLLLAYVLTTGIIYGGVVIISKLLKLSADDDKGLLAISLCPNNGNMGLSIIAFSLGNEGLERAVIYMIFSSVVLFGMLPAMLKGDSLMTSLKVTFKLPLIWSMVIGIILHFTKITLPFNLGKSLEWLGISAIPIALIILGMQLSKTKFEFGVGEFTATIGRLAIAPIIAYSVGRLVGLDGLDLQVLTLQTAMPTAVNAVIMIKEFGGNTTMVARTIIISTLMSFATLPLIIWLMTSPLV from the coding sequence GTGAATATAATCTTATCTTCGGTGTTGCCAGTAGCTTTAATTATTGCGATGGGTTATGTTGGCAATAAAACTCTAAAATTAGATCAATCAACTTTATCTCAAATTAGTGTTTATATTTTAGCACCTGCATTAGTTGCAGATAGTTTTTATCGTACAACTATTTCTAATGATGCAGCTTTAAGGTTACTTTTAGCTTATGTTTTAACCACAGGAATTATTTATGGTGGCGTGGTAATAATTAGCAAACTTCTCAAATTATCCGCCGATGATGATAAGGGATTATTAGCCATTAGTCTTTGCCCAAATAACGGTAATATGGGTTTATCAATTATTGCTTTTTCTTTAGGAAATGAAGGGTTAGAAAGAGCGGTAATTTATATGATTTTTTCTAGTGTCGTGTTATTTGGAATGTTACCAGCGATGCTAAAGGGTGATAGTTTAATGACAAGTTTAAAAGTTACCTTTAAGTTACCATTAATTTGGTCAATGGTCATCGGAATTATTTTACATTTTACGAAAATAACTTTACCTTTCAATCTCGGCAAAAGTTTGGAATGGTTAGGCATTTCTGCTATTCCCATTGCTTTAATTATTTTAGGAATGCAGTTAAGTAAAACTAAATTTGAGTTTGGTGTCGGCGAATTTACCGCTACCATTGGAAGATTGGCGATCGCCCCGATAATAGCTTATAGTGTAGGAAGGTTAGTTGGTTTAGACGGATTAGATTTACAAGTATTGACTTTACAAACAGCGATGCCAACGGCAGTAAATGCAGTGATTATGATTAAAGAATTCGGCGGAAATACGACAATGGTAGCAAGAACAATTATCATATCTACATTGATGAGTTTTGCAACTTTGCCCCTAATAATTTGGTTAATGACTTCACCTTTAGTTTAA